From a region of the Streptomyces sp. NBC_01454 genome:
- a CDS encoding winged helix-turn-helix transcriptional regulator translates to MAIESSAATAGEPAPGCADDLAYDVFARECPSREALKHITDRWGSLTLGALLDGTFRFNELRRRVEGVSEKMLAQTLHALERDGLVHREAQQSNPPRVDYALTPLGNQVARQLRLLIDLVEDRMPQVLQARERYDARHTAG, encoded by the coding sequence ATGGCGATCGAGAGCAGTGCCGCAACGGCCGGGGAGCCCGCCCCCGGCTGTGCGGACGACCTGGCCTATGACGTGTTCGCGCGCGAGTGCCCCTCGCGTGAGGCGCTCAAGCACATCACCGACCGGTGGGGCAGCCTGACGCTGGGCGCGCTGCTCGACGGGACCTTCCGCTTCAACGAGCTGCGGCGCCGGGTCGAAGGGGTCAGCGAGAAGATGCTGGCGCAGACCCTGCACGCGCTGGAGCGGGACGGGTTGGTGCACCGCGAGGCGCAGCAGTCCAATCCGCCCAGGGTGGATTACGCGCTGACGCCCCTGGGGAACCAGGTCGCCCGTCAACTACGGCTGCTGATCGACCTGGTGGAGGACCGGATGCCGCAGGTGCTCCAGGCCCGGGAGCGCTACGACGCCCGGCACACCGCGGGCTGA
- the mutM gene encoding bifunctional DNA-formamidopyrimidine glycosylase/DNA-(apurinic or apyrimidinic site) lyase encodes MPELPEVEVVRRGLERWVSGRTIDTVEVRHPRAIRRHTAGAADFAARLTGLRVGAARRRGKYLWLPVTGGGPAAQTAAEGLTPRVTPSVTHGLAILAHLGMSGQLLVQPAGAPDEKHLRIRLGFADALGTELRFVDQRTFGGLSLHDTVPGDPDLLPDVIAHIARDPLDPAFDDAAFHAALRRRRTTIKRALLDQTLISGVGNIYADEALWRSRLHYERPTATFTRPRTAELLGHVRDVMNAALAVGGTSFDSLYVNVNGDSGYFDRSLDAYGREDEPCGRCGTPIRRRPWMNRSSYFCPRCQRPPRA; translated from the coding sequence GTGCCCGAGCTGCCCGAGGTCGAGGTCGTACGCCGCGGACTGGAGCGCTGGGTCAGCGGACGCACGATCGACACCGTCGAGGTACGCCATCCGCGAGCGATCCGCCGGCACACCGCCGGTGCGGCCGACTTCGCGGCCCGGCTGACGGGGCTGCGCGTCGGCGCCGCCCGCCGTCGCGGCAAGTACCTCTGGCTCCCGGTGACCGGCGGCGGCCCGGCCGCCCAGACCGCCGCCGAGGGCCTCACCCCGAGGGTCACCCCGTCCGTCACCCACGGGCTGGCGATCCTCGCCCACCTCGGCATGAGCGGTCAGCTGCTGGTCCAGCCGGCAGGCGCCCCCGACGAGAAGCATCTGCGGATCCGGCTGGGCTTCGCCGACGCCCTGGGCACCGAACTCCGCTTCGTCGACCAGCGCACCTTCGGCGGCCTCTCGCTGCATGACACCGTCCCCGGCGACCCCGACCTGCTTCCCGACGTGATCGCGCACATCGCCCGCGACCCGCTGGACCCCGCCTTCGACGACGCGGCCTTCCACGCCGCGCTGCGCCGCCGCCGGACCACCATCAAGCGGGCGCTGCTCGACCAGACGCTGATCAGCGGCGTCGGCAACATCTACGCCGACGAGGCGCTGTGGCGCAGCAGGCTCCACTACGAGCGGCCGACCGCCACCTTCACCCGTCCGCGCACCGCCGAACTGCTCGGCCACGTCCGGGACGTGATGAACGCCGCGCTCGCCGTCGGCGGCACCAGCTTCGACAGCCTCTACGTCAACGTCAACGGCGACTCCGGCTACTTCGACCGCTCCCTGGACGCCTACGGCCGGGAGGACGAACCCTGCGGCCGCTGCGGCACGCCCATCCGCCGCCGTCCCTGGATGAACCGCTCCAGCTACTTCTGCCCCCGCTGCCAGCGGCCGCCCCGGGCCTGA
- the rnc gene encoding ribonuclease III — protein MTGSVSSPKKAQDAHATSRTRGDEPTPADTASSHTLLEGRLGYKLETALLVRALTHRSFAYENGGLPTNERLEFLGDSVLGLVVTDTLYRIHPDLPEGQLAKLRAAVVNSRALAEVGRGLDLGAFIRLGRGEEGTGGRDKASILADTLEAVIGAVYLDQGLDAAGELVHRLFDPLIEKSSSLGAGLDWKTSLQELTATEGLGVPEYLVTETGPDHEKTFTAAARVGGVSYGTGTGRSKKEAEQQAAESAWRAIRAAADEAAKAAASGDEESPAPGDRTDSTGAATAAQPDSAPAAGDSPSSAH, from the coding sequence GTGACAGGCTCCGTGTCTAGCCCCAAGAAGGCGCAAGACGCCCATGCGACTTCCCGCACACGCGGGGATGAACCGACTCCGGCGGACACGGCCTCGTCCCACACGCTTCTGGAAGGGCGGCTCGGGTACAAGCTCGAGACCGCCCTTCTGGTGCGTGCGCTGACGCACCGCTCGTTCGCATACGAGAACGGCGGTCTGCCCACCAACGAGCGGCTCGAATTCCTCGGGGATTCGGTGCTCGGCCTGGTGGTCACGGACACGCTGTACCGCATCCACCCCGACCTCCCGGAAGGCCAGCTGGCCAAGCTCCGGGCCGCGGTGGTCAACTCGCGTGCGCTTGCCGAGGTGGGCCGCGGCCTCGACCTCGGCGCCTTCATCCGCCTCGGACGGGGCGAAGAGGGCACGGGCGGCCGGGACAAGGCCTCCATCCTCGCCGACACCCTTGAAGCGGTGATCGGCGCGGTCTATCTCGACCAGGGTCTCGATGCGGCGGGTGAGCTGGTGCACCGGCTCTTCGACCCGCTGATCGAGAAGTCCTCCAGCCTGGGCGCCGGCCTGGACTGGAAGACGAGCCTCCAGGAACTCACCGCGACCGAAGGTCTCGGCGTCCCGGAATACCTGGTCACCGAGACCGGCCCGGACCACGAGAAGACCTTTACTGCTGCTGCCCGCGTCGGTGGTGTCTCGTACGGCACCGGCACCGGCCGCAGCAAGAAGGAAGCCGAGCAGCAGGCGGCGGAGTCCGCGTGGCGTGCGATCCGCGCCGCGGCGGACGAGGCGGCCAAGGCGGCGGCTTCCGGCGACGAGGAGTCGCCCGCACCCGGTGACCGCACCGATTCCACCGGAGCGGCCACCGCCGCGCAGCCCGACTCGGCTCCGGCCGCCGGCGACAGCCCGTCGTCGGCACACTGA
- the rpmF gene encoding 50S ribosomal protein L32 has protein sequence MAVPKRKMSRSNTRHRRSQWKAAVPTLVACERCHEPKQQHIACPSCGTYNKRQVLEV, from the coding sequence GTGGCTGTTCCGAAGCGGAAGATGTCGCGCAGCAACACGCGCCACCGCCGGTCGCAGTGGAAGGCTGCGGTCCCCACCCTGGTGGCGTGCGAGCGCTGCCACGAGCCGAAGCAGCAGCACATCGCGTGCCCGAGCTGCGGCACCTACAACAAGCGCCAGGTCCTCGAGGTCTGA
- a CDS encoding YceD family protein → MFDTRELGRRPGALKRVSRSVEAPRDLGNEVIAVPAGAAIELDLRLESVMDGVLVTGTGRATVKGECVRCLEPLERELDADFQEMFAYPDADARVHEDAGDDAEDEEDTLFLEDDLFDLEPVLRDAVVLALPMQPVCQDDCPGLCSDCGVRLADDPDHHHDAVDIRWAALQGLAGTVKDGEKDNMGGAEAGVDEKQEK, encoded by the coding sequence GTGTTCGATACGCGCGAGCTGGGCCGGCGTCCCGGTGCGCTCAAGAGGGTCTCCCGCTCCGTCGAGGCCCCCCGGGACCTCGGCAACGAGGTCATCGCTGTGCCCGCGGGCGCGGCGATCGAGCTCGACCTCCGCCTGGAGTCGGTCATGGACGGGGTGCTTGTCACAGGCACCGGCCGTGCAACCGTCAAGGGGGAGTGCGTAAGGTGTCTGGAGCCGCTGGAGCGAGAGCTCGACGCGGACTTCCAGGAGATGTTCGCCTACCCCGACGCCGATGCCAGGGTCCATGAGGACGCCGGCGACGACGCCGAGGACGAGGAGGACACCCTCTTCCTCGAGGACGACCTGTTCGACCTCGAGCCCGTGCTGCGTGATGCGGTGGTGCTTGCACTGCCGATGCAGCCGGTGTGCCAGGACGACTGCCCGGGCCTGTGCTCCGACTGCGGAGTGCGGCTCGCGGACGACCCGGACCACCACCACGACGCCGTCGACATCCGTTGGGCGGCACTGCAGGGACTCGCCGGGACCGTCAAGGACGGCGAGAAGGACAACATGGGCGGCGCCGAAGCGGGCGTCGACGAGAAGCAGGAGAAGTAG
- a CDS encoding ATP synthase F0 subunit B — MDVQKKLDDIVATVGGARSMPMSASCVVNRAELLALLEEVRAALPGSLAQAQELLGGREQMVEEARAEAERIIETAHAQRGSLISDTEVARQSQDEADRILAEARREAEEIRAEADDYVDSKLANFEVVLTKTIGSVDRGREKLLGRGPGLDDQGYPDEDGTQAPERSSDPETLRQRADAYVDAKFGAFQAVLSKTLEAVGRGRDKLQGARAVDELALHLAAQGDPQSGQPQADAEYLAGLAGIGAERDPQPAQAPPMPQAPPQPVMPQEHQQPLQPQLQQQGYYTDPAAYPQQDVYGYQQPPQDPYAPHQDPYGYDWQQQAQQQGYDPNAYLPQQQMPQQQMPQQPPHGHAAQPGALDETSLFDTSMIDLDQLRQYEEGRQ, encoded by the coding sequence GTGGACGTGCAGAAGAAGCTCGACGACATCGTCGCGACCGTCGGCGGTGCCCGGTCCATGCCCATGTCGGCCTCGTGCGTGGTCAACCGCGCCGAGCTGCTCGCCCTGCTGGAGGAGGTGCGCGCCGCGCTCCCGGGCTCGCTCGCGCAGGCGCAGGAGCTGCTCGGCGGCCGGGAGCAGATGGTCGAGGAGGCGCGGGCCGAGGCGGAGCGGATCATCGAGACCGCGCACGCCCAGCGCGGGTCGCTGATCTCCGACACCGAGGTCGCCCGGCAGTCCCAGGACGAGGCGGACCGGATCCTCGCGGAGGCCCGCCGGGAGGCGGAGGAGATCCGCGCCGAGGCCGACGACTACGTCGACAGCAAGCTCGCCAACTTCGAGGTCGTGCTGACCAAGACCATCGGATCCGTCGACCGCGGCCGCGAGAAGCTGCTCGGCCGCGGCCCGGGGCTCGACGACCAGGGCTACCCCGACGAGGACGGCACCCAGGCCCCGGAGCGCAGCTCCGACCCGGAGACCCTCCGGCAGCGCGCCGACGCCTATGTGGACGCCAAGTTCGGGGCGTTCCAGGCGGTGCTGAGCAAGACGCTGGAAGCGGTCGGCCGCGGCCGTGACAAGCTCCAGGGCGCCCGCGCGGTCGATGAGCTGGCCCTTCACCTGGCGGCGCAGGGCGATCCGCAGTCCGGGCAGCCGCAGGCCGACGCCGAGTACCTCGCCGGCCTGGCGGGCATCGGCGCCGAGCGCGACCCGCAGCCGGCCCAGGCGCCCCCGATGCCGCAGGCGCCGCCGCAGCCCGTGATGCCTCAGGAGCACCAGCAGCCCCTCCAGCCCCAGCTTCAGCAGCAGGGCTACTACACCGACCCGGCGGCCTACCCCCAGCAGGACGTCTACGGCTACCAGCAGCCCCCGCAGGACCCGTACGCCCCGCACCAGGACCCCTACGGCTACGACTGGCAGCAGCAGGCCCAGCAGCAGGGCTACGACCCGAACGCCTACCTCCCGCAGCAGCAGATGCCGCAGCAGCAGATGCCTCAGCAGCCCCCGCACGGCCATGCGGCACAGCCCGGCGCGCTGGACGAGACCAGCCTCTTCGACACCAGCATGATCGACCTGGACCAGCTCCGGCAGTACGAGGAGGGGCGCCAGTAG
- the coaD gene encoding pantetheine-phosphate adenylyltransferase, with protein MRRAVCPGSFDPITNGHLDIIARASKLYDVVHVAVMINQSKQGLFTVEERIDLIRRATAEYGNVEVESFHGLLVDFCKQRDIPAIVKGLRAVSDFDYELQMAQMNNGLSGVETLFVPTNPTYSFLSSSLVKEVAAWGGDVSHLVPAIVLEALTERLRQKG; from the coding sequence TTGCGCCGCGCCGTCTGTCCGGGGTCGTTCGACCCCATCACCAACGGGCACCTGGACATCATCGCCCGTGCCTCCAAGCTGTACGACGTCGTCCACGTCGCCGTGATGATCAACCAGTCCAAACAGGGGCTGTTCACGGTCGAGGAACGGATCGACCTGATCCGCCGGGCCACCGCCGAGTACGGCAACGTGGAGGTCGAGTCCTTCCACGGTCTGCTGGTCGACTTCTGCAAGCAGCGCGACATCCCCGCGATCGTCAAGGGGCTGCGCGCCGTCAGCGACTTCGACTACGAGCTGCAGATGGCCCAGATGAACAACGGCCTGTCGGGAGTGGAGACCCTCTTCGTCCCCACCAATCCGACCTACAGCTTCCTCTCCTCCAGCCTCGTCAAGGAGGTTGCCGCCTGGGGCGGTGATGTCTCCCATCTGGTCCCGGCGATCGTCCTGGAGGCGCTCACCGAACGCCTGCGGCAGAAGGGCTGA
- the rsmD gene encoding 16S rRNA (guanine(966)-N(2))-methyltransferase RsmD gives MTRVIAGTAGGRRLAVPPGNGTRPTSDRAREGMFSTWEALDGPLAGARVLDLYGGSGAVGLEALSRGAAHVLLVEADARAVRTIRDNVRAVGLPGVDVRAGKAEQTAAAPPPGEPYDVVFLDPPYAVTDVDLQEILLTLRGQGWLAEQALVTVERSTRGGTFPWPDGFAAIKARRYGEGTLWYGRAASTSAESTSASVS, from the coding sequence ATGACCCGCGTGATCGCCGGTACGGCCGGCGGCCGCCGCCTGGCCGTACCCCCGGGAAACGGCACCCGACCGACCTCCGACCGGGCGCGCGAGGGCATGTTCTCCACCTGGGAGGCGCTCGACGGGCCGCTGGCCGGCGCCCGGGTGCTCGATCTGTACGGCGGTTCCGGCGCGGTCGGCCTGGAGGCGCTCTCCCGCGGCGCCGCGCACGTCCTGCTGGTCGAGGCCGACGCCCGCGCGGTGCGCACCATCCGCGACAACGTCCGCGCGGTCGGCCTCCCGGGCGTCGACGTCCGTGCCGGCAAGGCCGAGCAGACCGCCGCCGCACCGCCCCCGGGCGAGCCCTACGACGTCGTCTTCCTGGACCCGCCCTACGCGGTGACCGACGTCGATCTTCAGGAGATCCTGCTCACACTCCGTGGTCAGGGGTGGCTTGCGGAGCAGGCACTCGTCACCGTGGAGCGCAGCACCCGAGGCGGCACCTTCCCCTGGCCGGACGGTTTTGCAGCGATCAAGGCCCGTCGTTACGGCGAGGGGACGCTTTGGTACGGTCGCGCCGCTTCGACGTCCGCCGAATCGACGTCAGCAAGCGTGTCATGA
- a CDS encoding helicase-related protein — MAALDEPLKKILGGTTAKVLSEQLGLQTVGDLLHHYPRRYAERGELTRLADLPLDEHVTVVAQVADSRVLKFNGGRGQRLEVTLTDGSGRLRLVFFGKGIHKPHKDLLPGRRAMFAGKVSVFQHKLQLAHPEYALLDGDGDGDNGTEAADAFARQLLPLYPACQQMASWKIAKAVDAVLPSAQDAVDPLPGALREGRALIPLTEALLKIHRPESKADIAAARDRLKWDEAFVLQVALARRRLAETQLAAVARRPADGGILDAFDAKLPFTLTDGQQKVSREIFDDLATEHPMHRLLQGEVGSGKAQPLDALVLTPRGFRPMGEMTVGTEVVVPSGELAVVDGVFPQGEREVWRLVLSDGSAVECDDEHLWIVGSGGTGERVLTTRELRGDLLGPDGRPRWSIAAATPVDLDGGGDRPRDPYLVGRRTAGGDGPADRLPTACRLAPVKDRLAVVQGLMDAGGGPAGAAAVYRAAPGPLAADLAWLVRSLGGSARPVPVGDGACNVFVLLPAGYPPFRDGGAGDGAGVHPEDGPGIRRAVEAVEHVGRKPVQCISVAHPSHAYVTDHFTVTHNTMVALRAMLGVVDSGGQAAMLAPTEVLAQQHHRSITEMMGELAEGGMLGGAERGTKVVLLTGSMGAAARRQALLDLVTGEAGIVVGTHALIEDKVQFHDLGLVVVDEQHRFGVEQRDALRGKGNSQREKQTPHLLVMTATPIPRTVAMTVFGDLETSVLDQLPAGRSPIASHVVPAKDKPHFLARAWARVREEVAAGHQGYVVCPRIGDEEEAPAAKKKGAKAAAAKESSPEDAAEKRPPLAVLDIAEQLRSGPLAGLRVAVLHGRMAPDDKDGVMRSFAAGELDVLVATTVIEVGVNVPNATAMVIMDADRFGVSQLHQLRGRVGRGAAPGLCLLVSEMPEASPARARLAAVASTLDGFELSRIDLEQRREGDVLGQAQSGVRSSLRMLAVIEDEEVIAAAREEATALVIADPELTGYPALRIALAALLDEQREQYLDKG; from the coding sequence GTGGCAGCGCTCGACGAACCCCTGAAGAAAATCCTCGGTGGCACCACCGCGAAGGTGCTGTCCGAGCAGCTCGGCCTGCAAACGGTCGGCGATCTGTTGCACCACTATCCGCGGCGCTATGCCGAGCGCGGCGAACTGACCCGCCTCGCGGACCTCCCGCTGGACGAACACGTCACGGTCGTCGCGCAGGTCGCGGATTCCCGGGTGCTGAAATTCAACGGCGGCCGGGGACAGCGCCTCGAAGTGACGCTCACCGACGGCAGCGGCCGGCTCCGGCTGGTCTTCTTCGGCAAGGGCATTCACAAGCCCCACAAGGACCTTCTCCCGGGACGCCGCGCGATGTTCGCCGGCAAGGTGTCGGTCTTCCAGCACAAACTCCAGCTGGCCCACCCCGAGTACGCGCTCCTCGACGGCGACGGCGACGGCGATAACGGGACCGAGGCGGCCGACGCCTTCGCCCGGCAGCTCCTGCCGCTCTACCCCGCCTGCCAGCAGATGGCCTCCTGGAAGATCGCCAAGGCGGTCGACGCGGTACTGCCCAGTGCGCAGGACGCCGTCGACCCGCTGCCCGGGGCGCTGCGCGAGGGCCGGGCGCTGATCCCGCTCACCGAGGCGCTGCTCAAGATCCACCGCCCGGAGAGCAAGGCCGACATCGCCGCCGCACGGGACCGGCTGAAGTGGGACGAGGCCTTCGTCCTGCAGGTCGCGCTCGCCCGGCGCCGGCTCGCCGAGACCCAACTGGCCGCCGTGGCACGACGGCCGGCCGACGGCGGCATCCTCGACGCCTTCGACGCCAAGCTGCCCTTCACGCTCACGGACGGCCAGCAGAAGGTCAGCCGCGAGATCTTCGACGACCTGGCGACCGAGCACCCCATGCACCGCCTCCTCCAGGGCGAGGTGGGCTCCGGCAAGGCGCAGCCGCTGGACGCCCTGGTACTGACCCCGCGCGGCTTCCGTCCCATGGGGGAGATGACCGTCGGCACGGAAGTGGTGGTGCCCAGCGGCGAGCTCGCCGTGGTGGACGGGGTCTTCCCGCAGGGCGAGCGGGAGGTCTGGCGGCTGGTGCTGTCGGACGGGAGCGCCGTCGAGTGCGACGACGAGCATCTGTGGATCGTCGGCTCCGGCGGCACGGGCGAGCGGGTGCTGACCACCCGCGAGCTGCGGGGCGATCTGCTCGGCCCCGACGGCCGGCCCCGGTGGTCGATCGCGGCGGCCACCCCGGTGGATCTCGACGGCGGCGGGGACCGCCCGCGCGACCCGTATCTGGTGGGACGGCGGACGGCCGGGGGCGACGGCCCTGCCGACCGCCTGCCGACCGCCTGCCGCCTGGCCCCCGTCAAGGACCGGCTGGCCGTGGTGCAGGGGCTGATGGACGCCGGGGGCGGGCCCGCGGGGGCCGCCGCGGTCTACCGCGCCGCGCCCGGCCCGCTGGCCGCCGACCTGGCCTGGCTGGTGCGTTCCCTGGGCGGCTCCGCCCGACCCGTCCCCGTGGGCGACGGTGCCTGCAACGTCTTCGTGCTGCTGCCCGCCGGGTATCCGCCGTTCCGCGACGGCGGCGCCGGTGACGGTGCCGGAGTGCACCCCGAGGACGGTCCGGGCATCCGGCGCGCCGTCGAGGCCGTCGAGCACGTCGGCCGCAAGCCCGTCCAGTGCATCAGCGTCGCGCACCCCTCCCACGCCTATGTGACCGACCACTTCACCGTCACCCACAACACCATGGTCGCGCTGCGCGCCATGCTCGGCGTCGTCGACAGCGGTGGCCAGGCCGCGATGCTGGCGCCGACCGAGGTCCTGGCCCAGCAGCACCACCGCTCGATCACCGAGATGATGGGGGAGCTGGCCGAGGGCGGGATGCTCGGCGGCGCGGAGCGGGGCACCAAGGTCGTGCTGCTGACCGGCTCCATGGGCGCCGCCGCCCGCCGCCAGGCGCTGCTCGACCTGGTCACCGGCGAGGCCGGAATCGTGGTGGGCACCCATGCCCTGATCGAGGACAAGGTGCAGTTCCACGACCTGGGACTGGTCGTGGTCGACGAACAGCACCGCTTCGGCGTCGAACAGCGGGACGCGCTGCGCGGCAAGGGGAACTCCCAGCGGGAGAAGCAGACCCCGCATCTCCTGGTCATGACGGCGACCCCGATCCCGCGCACGGTCGCCATGACCGTCTTCGGCGATCTGGAGACCTCCGTCCTGGACCAGCTCCCCGCCGGACGCTCGCCGATCGCCAGCCATGTGGTGCCCGCCAAGGACAAGCCGCACTTCCTCGCGCGCGCCTGGGCACGCGTCCGCGAGGAGGTGGCGGCCGGACACCAGGGCTATGTGGTGTGCCCGCGGATCGGCGACGAGGAGGAGGCGCCCGCGGCGAAGAAGAAGGGTGCCAAGGCCGCGGCGGCCAAGGAGAGTTCACCGGAGGACGCGGCGGAGAAGCGGCCGCCGCTCGCGGTGCTCGACATCGCCGAACAGCTCAGGAGTGGGCCGCTGGCCGGTCTGCGGGTGGCGGTGCTGCACGGCCGGATGGCGCCGGACGACAAGGACGGCGTGATGCGCTCCTTCGCCGCCGGCGAGCTGGACGTCCTCGTCGCGACGACGGTCATCGAGGTCGGGGTGAACGTCCCCAACGCCACCGCCATGGTGATCATGGACGCGGACCGCTTCGGCGTCTCCCAGCTGCACCAGCTGCGCGGCCGGGTCGGCCGGGGCGCGGCCCCCGGACTGTGCCTGCTGGTCAGCGAGATGCCCGAGGCCAGCCCCGCGCGCGCCCGGCTCGCCGCCGTGGCGAGCACCCTCGACGGCTTCGAACTCTCCCGTATCGACCTCGAACAGCGGCGTGAGGGCGATGTCCTGGGACAGGCACAGTCCGGTGTCCGCTCCTCGCTGCGGATGCTCGCGGTCATCGAGGACGAGGAGGTGATCGCGGCCGCCCGCGAGGAGGCCACCGCACTGGTCATCGCCGACCCCGAACTGACCGGGTACCCGGCGCTGCGGATCGCCCTGGCGGCCCTGCTCGACGAGCAACGGGAGCAGTATCTGGACAAGGGATGA